A portion of the Punica granatum isolate Tunisia-2019 chromosome 7, ASM765513v2, whole genome shotgun sequence genome contains these proteins:
- the LOC116215243 gene encoding uncharacterized protein LOC116215243: MSGVALILDLLRKNPSFHSTHTLQSHGLFCASAAASAAAASSVAAGTPFASRFLFGDYRNRVAYCDVGAAFSDPTEDTASSFEIRNAEFKPSTYIPKEYRIELKPLFSAFEIRAFALTSLRSFLLYYLPLLEPHTEEDDDFLQDTQEEQHVDLVVPFKKSVKQIIRETTVVTTRRVLERLAVIYVSQRMAWKLLKDVPKSAIRKSQRRLPSLVYMWRVSRTTFRGHLLGVAASWIVQVGIDTYRFLSSIFSPSSELEEVEPSKQAKILGKKVFGTTIRCGASLVFASVGAGLGAAILRPSLGQWIGCAVGDLGGPIIVTVCLEKFLHVEL; this comes from the exons ATGTCCGGCGTAGCTTTAATTCTCGATTTGCTGAGGAAGAACCCGAGTTTCCACTCCACCCACACCCTCCAATCCCATGGGCTGTTCTGTGCCTCCGCCGCTgcctccgccgccgccgcctccTCTGTCGCCGCCGGGACTCCCTTCGCCTCAAGATTCCTCTTTGG TGATTACAGGAATCGAGTTGCCTACTGTGATGTCGGCGCAGCATTTTCTGACCCTACTGAAGATACTGCGAGCAGTTTCGAAATCAGGAATGCGGAGTTTAAACCTTCCACATATATACCAAAGGAATACAGAATTGAGCTTAAGCCTCTCTTTTCAGCCTTCGAAATTAGGGCATTTGCATTGACCTCTCTGAGGTCATTCCTATTGTATTATTTGCCACTCCTGGAGCCCCATacagaagaagatgatgactTCTTGCAGGACACTCAAGAGGAACAACATGTAGATTTGGTCGTTCCTTTTAAGAAATCTGTCAAGCAGATAATCCGTGAG ACTACTGTTGTAACAACTAGAAGGGTGTTGGAAAGACTCGCTGTCATCTATGTTTCACAGAGGATGGCTTGGAAACTTCTTAAAG ATGTCCCGAAATCTGCCATTCGCAAATCCCAGAGGCGGCTGCCCTCTTTAGTCTACATGTGGAGAGTTTCCAGAACAACTTTTAGAG GACACTTGCTCGGTGTTGCAGCATCGTGGATTGTTCAAGTTGGAATTGATACTTACCGATTCTTGTCCAGTATATTTAGCCCCAGCTCTGAACTTGAAGAGGTAGAACCCTCGAAACAAGCCAAGATTCTCGGGAAGAAAGTGTTTGGGACTACTATTAGGTGCGGGGCATCACTTGTTTTTGCCTCAGTGGGAGCAGGCCTAGGTGCCGCTATTCTACGTCCCTCACTTGGACAATGGATTG GCTGTGCTGTGGGAGACTTGGGGGGCCCCATCATTGTGACGGTATGCCTTGAGAAATTTCTGCATGTGGAACTTTAA
- the LOC116214580 gene encoding receptor-like protein Cf-9, whose translation MGRDVWVFPFLSLLSFLISRHSIIIAVAVPTSNTSSPYSSQRPNHASECDALLQFNQSFTISRDASANWLWGVLHSNSTLFSLRNLQWLNLAGNNFIDSQISSRFGILTGLAHLNLSGSSLSGIIPLEMISHHLSSRISLDLAGNFGLTVEEDRNFRRFVSNLTQLRELALDSVDMSRVSLTSFMNLSSTLTSLSLDDCFLQGTFPINIFHLPKLRILSLSNNYDLTGAFPQTNWSSSPLVRLILSYTKFHGPIPDSVGNLTSLEYLDLLDSEFTGSIPPTLGNLDRLSSLSLSVFNLSRIVVDFEMFAKLKNLEHLWLVRNLNLMLPNSGNCSFPRLKELTLLGVNLTSTFPYFLRSSPELEVLDLSGNMISGPIPEWFGRVRSNTLIYLDLSSNNFTEEIPSSICQLSSIRDMFLSYNRLNGTIPRCLGNLSNIFRLGLVDNQLHDTFPHWLLNATQAFYLGLQSNEFHGVINETPLPPQLRYLYLSNNQFSGQLPFSGDIPHQLCNATRLEVVNLSNNSLTGSIPHCFINLSASVLDLGANKLVGQIPEIFFSRNNLKMIQLSQNRLEGTLPRSLANCKNLEVLDLSENELEGRFLYWLDTLPNLQVLNLRSNKLRGLINSSRKNNHPFPKLHIFDLSNNSFYGHLPTEYIANFIAMKNESRSASQYMWVNDTRATYQDSVTVVMKGLATELVRILTVFTSIDFSRNFFEGQIPESIGDLKALKGFNVSHNNLTGSIPSSVGNLTNLEWLDLSSNKLDGKIPGGLADLTSLAWLNLSDNQLEGLIPQSRQFDTFNHPFDGNPRLCGYPLPNPCGTNEQQLPPSTSLEDGEEKAQFEHWIEWRAVAMGYGCGISFGISAGYIMLETRRPKWLVRKVERWLVRTVERKRRRKTNKPKKNAAQRNHMRINRRRDRVDDVLERDNPRHLEQRMEQIVNQRMDCMIE comes from the exons ATGGGGAGAGATGTTTGGGTCTTCCCCTTCCTCAGCCTCCTCTCATTTTTGATCTCACGCCATTCAATAATAATAGCTGTTGCTGTTCCCACCAGCAATACATCATCCCCTTATTCGTCCCAACGCCCGAACCATGCCAGTGAATGCGATGCCCTGCTCCAGTTCAATCAATCATTTACCATCTCAAGGGATGCCTCTGCAAA TTGGCTTTGGGGAGTCCTCCATTCCAACAGCACTCTCTTCTCGCTCCGGAATCTTCAGTGGCTAAATCTCGCTGGCAACAATTTCATTGACTCGCAAATTTCATCGAGGTTTGGTATACTTACAGGATTGGCACATCTCAATCTCTCTGGTTCTTCCTTGTCGGGGATCATTCCTCTGGAGATGATATCTCATCACCTTTCCAGCCGAATTTCACTCGATCTCGCTGGTAACTTCGGCCTAACAGTAGAAGAGGATCGTAATTTCAGGAGGTTTGTTAGTAATCTCACTCAGCTAAGAGAACTTGCTCTTGATAGTGTAGACATGTCTAGAGTTTCTCTTACCTCCTTCATGAATCTTTCTTCCACTCTGACTTCTTTGAGTCTTGATGACTGCTTTCTACAAGGGACATTCCCAATTAATATCTTCCATCTCCCAAAGCTCcgcattctctctctttctaatAATTATGATCTCACGGGTGCTTTCCCCCAAACAAATTGGAGTAGTAGCCCACTTGTCCGCTTGATTCTATCATATACAAAGTTCCACGGACCAATTCCTGATTCAGTGGGGAATCTCACATCCTTGGAATATTTGGACCTCTTAGACAGCGAATTTACTGGTTCGATACCACCAACACTTGGAAACCTTGACCGCCTCTCTTCCTTGTCCCTCAGTGTTTTCAACCTCAGTCGTATCGTCGTAGACTTTGAAATGTTTGCAAAGCTAAAGAATCTTGAGCACCTTTGGCTTGTGAGGAACCTTAACTTAATGCTTCCGAACAGTGGGAACTGCTCCTTCCCGCGGCTCAAAGAGTTGACACTCCTTGGCGTCAACTTGACCAGTACATTCCCATATTTCTTGAGATCTTCACCTGAGCTGGAAGTGTTGGACCTTTCCGGAAACATGATTAGTGGTCCAATTCCTGAATGGTTTGGGAGAGTTCGGAGCAACACGCTGATATACTTGGATCTATCATCTAATAATTTTACCGAAGAGATTCCATCCTCAATCTGCCAACTGAGTTCAATAAGAGATATGTTTCTCTCATACAACAGACTCAATGGCACCATCCCGAGATGCTTGGGAAATTTAAGCAATATCTtcagattgggtttggttgacAATCAATTACATGACACTTTCCCACACTGGTTGTTGAATGCGACCCAAGCATTTTATCTAGGTTTGCAGTCGAACGAGTTTCACGGGGTCATTAATGAAACTCCCCTCCCTCCGCAGCTTAGATACTTATACCTCTCCAACAACCAATTTTCTGGACAGTTGCCG TTTAGTGGAGACATTCCTCATCAGCTCTGCAACGCCACTCGGCTAGAAGTGGTGAACCTCTCCAATAATAGCTTAACCGGTTCCATTCCTCACTGTTTCATAAATTTAAGTGCATCAGTGTTGGACCTCGGAGCAAATAAGCTTGTTGGTCAAATACCAGAGATATTTTTCTCGAGGAACAACTTGAAGATGATTCAGTTGAGTCAAAATCGACTTGAAGGTACTCTGCCTCGATCTTTGGCCAATTGCAAGAATTTGGAAGTTTTGGATCTCAGTGAAAATGAGTTGGAGGGACGCTTCCTTTATTGGTTAGACACTCTTCCGAATTTGCAAGTGCTCAATTTGAGATCCAACAAGCTTCGTGGTCTGATTAACAGCTCCAGAAAGAATAATCATCCCTTCCCGAAGTTGCATATTTTTGACCTCTCTAACAACAGCTTTTATGGTCATCTTCCGACTGAGTACATTGCCAACTTCATAGCCATGAAGAATGAATCAAGAAGCGCTTCACAATACATGTGGGTAAATGATACTCGAGCAACCTATCAAGATTCTGTTACGGTGGTCATGAAAGGGTTGGCGACTGAGTTGGTGAGAATTCTGACAGTGTTTACGTCCATCGACTTCTCGAGGAACTTCTTCGAAGGGCAGATCCCAGAGTCAATCGGAGATCTAAAAGCACTCAAGGGATTCAATGTTTCTCACAACAATCTGACTGGCAGCATCCCTTCTTCTGTGGGGAACCTGACGAATCTTGAGTGGTTGGACCTCTCCTCGAACAAGCTGGACGGGAAGATCCCTGGAGGATTGGCGGATCTTACATCGCTCGCCTGGTTGAATCTCTCAGACAACCAGCTCGAGGGACTGATTCCTCAAAGCAGGCAATTTGACACATTCAACCACCCCTTTGACGGGAATCCTAGATTGTGTGGGTATCCCTTGCCAAACCCATGTGGGACCAACGAGCAGCAGTTACCGCCTTCAACATCCTTGGAAGATGGAGAAGAGAAGGCGCAATTCGAGCACTGGATCGAATGGAGGGCAGTGGCAATGGGCTATGGATGCGGAATTTCATTCGGGATATCAGCAGGGTACATTATGCTGGAAACCAGGAGGCCGAAATGGCTGGTGCGAAAGGTTGAGCGATGGCTGGTGAGAACGGTCGAGAGGAAGAGACGTAGAAAGACAAATAAGCCGAAGAAAAACGCGGCTCAAAGAAATCATATGAG